A stretch of the Lytechinus variegatus isolate NC3 chromosome 5, Lvar_3.0, whole genome shotgun sequence genome encodes the following:
- the LOC121414809 gene encoding gonadotropin-releasing hormone receptor-like, with product MADSTMENSPTSTEQLDRQFSTMDDTSESWSWGNGSAHFYPSVDGVILGKIVALVIMIIISTIGNVATVMITSRLRRRRKSTVTLLVLHLAIADLLVTYTHMLPHAIWYSVIKWYGGDFLCRIVKFFSSFGLFLSSFLTVDISLDHCMAVFYPLAKTQRPRKAKFMIIMSYIFATFFSIPQVSLYFH from the coding sequence ATGGCTGATAGCACGATGGAGAACTCTCCGACGTCCACGGAGCAGCTTGACCGTCAGTTCTCCACCATGGACGATACCTCGGAGTCATGGTCATGGGGCAACGGCTCGGCCCACTTTTACCCCTCGGTCGATGGCGTCATCCTCGGCAAGATCGTCGCCctcgtcatcatgatcatcatctccaccatcgGCAACGTCGCGACTGTCATGATCACCAGTCGATTACGACGTCGACGGAAGTCAACGGTCACCCTTCTGGTGCTCCACCTCGCCATCGCTGACCTTCTCGTAACCTACACCCACATGTTGCCCCATGCGATTTGGTATTCGGTTATCAAGTGGTACGGCGGGGATTTTCTCTGCAGGATTGTCAAGTTTTTCTCCAGTTTCGGACTATTCCTGTCCTCGTTCCTGACTGTGGACATCAGTCTGGATCATTGCATGGCCGTCTTCTATCCCTTGGCCAAGACCCAACGACCAAGGAAGGCTaaattcatgataataatgTCCTATATATTCGCTACCTTCTTCAGCATTCCTCAGGTAAGTCTCTACTTTCATTGA